The sequence TTAGAAGTTACACATAGATCAACAGATGTCTGTCAGTTCATCTGGACTCATCAGGTACTCCAGCAGCTGGCTTATCCGGAAAATGTGGAACGAAAATCCACCTGTACAGCCGCCTGCAGTTTACTGATGGGCACACTGCACTCCAGGTCCATGGTGGCTGCTGCTTTCTTCATCAGAGCTATCGTTATAGGCTTCACGCCTCTGACCACCTCCAGAGCCTCGAGTACTATCAAATTCCTGAAGCTCCACTTCTTCTGTCTCTCCAATTACATTAGGAACTTCTGGTCTAGATGGCAGTAGATCTTCTAATTCCTTCAGGAAACAAAGAAcaggagatgtgtctcattatgtagctgacaGTCACACAAACTAAACATCCATATTTAAATACTAGAAAACTACATGCAGAAATGTTCCATGGTATTTCTAAACAGAATGCTATCTGAAGGATCTGCTATCCAGAGAGTTCAAAGACTCTCACCAGCCTGATTGGCCCCATAAACATTTCTATCAGCCAACTTCATCTTCAGAATGACCAGAAAAAAACCATCAACcatggaaacattaaaaaaagccAGCAtgaagacacagtctcaaaaaagctgggcatggttggTTACGTCTGTAACAATCAAAAGGCTGAAACAGAGGAACTGCCATGAGTTGTAGGCCAGCCCAGGGTGCAGACAGAAACcctacaataaaacaaaacaaagagaaagagaaaagcagcacacaggaagcaaggAAGAGCGAGGAGCAGCAGAAGGGACATCCATATTAGCTGTGTGAGGAACTGCAAAAACAGCTTACAGAAAGCTTGTCTGGGTTGATCCAGTTGTTTTCAGGAAACTGCACATCAAACTTTATGTAAAGATCACCCTTTTCAAAGGGATTACGATACTGCGGCATTCCTTCACCTCGAACAACACGAACACatcctattatttaaaaaaattaaattagataaGAATATTACCCGAAAGgtattcaataatattttttttacccactataaataaaaattttaacaataCACGAACAACCTGATCAGATGAAGTCATTTACCTGGCTCGATTACTTTGCCAGGAGGATATTTTACCACAATCTGACGAGCATCAAGATGCTTAAATGTGAACTGAAATCCACATAAAGCTTCAACAAGTCCTATCTTATACGTCATATGCAGATCATTCCCATCTCTCTGGAACACCTataaaaaaagcacaaacaaaacatatttttaaaagattatgaaCCCATAACATCCTATTGCACATTTCTTAAGTCAATATCAGAATCTTGGAAGAACCAAAATGCCACTGTCCCTAATTTCCAAAATTATTATTAGCAAAACTAGCTATTCTCAAGGGGTATGACAGAAACTTCTATTAGGACAGCTGACTACTAAGAAAAATGCTGAAGCTCCTAATAGTGCTTTTGCTGCTGCCATTGTATTCCATTTCCTAACACCAAATAGATCCTACAGGCttcaaaagaacagagtcaaccTGGAATGTCCCCCAGACATGGTCTCAATGAGGCAAGAAGGAAGTCCAAGTTCAGTGTTCAAAATCTCAACCAGTAAAGCCCAGTTGTGAAAGCTGTGGCTTCAATTTTGTACTTTACACATACAATGTAGTTCCATTGCACTTAAAATTCAAACTTGGGCATGGAGATCATCAGTGGTAAAGactacttgctgctcttgcagaggtttggctcccagcacccagaaggtggCTCACTACTATCCATAAgaccagtttcagaggatccaagggCCTCTTTGGACCCTcactgagcaccaggcacacatacagtacactttcatacacacagagaaaacatgtatatgcataattaaaaaaaaaaaaactagtacaGATATAGTgactggtgcatgcctttaatcccagcactcaggaagcagaggcaggttgatctctgtgagttcaaagccaacctggtctacagactgagttccagggcagtgagtactgttacacagaaaaaccagaTCTCAGAATACAACACCaaacaaacacctttaaaaaattcaaacttGCTTAATGTAAATTATACAGCAAATGCTAAAGTTGGCTTATTCCATCTTACAGTATACGCTTATAGACTATACATGCTGATGTGACTCAGGCACAACCAGAACACTGCAGGCTCAAAGCCTGATGACAATTTACCTTAGGCTACGTAAGTCCCCCAAATTAGCCAATTGCCCACTGCTGTGTCAGACCTAACATCCCTTGACTTTACAGATAAAACCTTTTGGAATTTATTAATAACAAAACTGTAGTTTCTATCAACCCAAGGCTAGGAGTCACGAGAGAAGACTCAGAGGCCTACTGCTGAGGTTGTGTACTTCGCTGTAATTGTCTACTTTCTCCAATGCATTTGGATAGCACCTTGACTTATGATTTTCTCTGTTCTATTACTGCTCCGATGTTAGAACATGGGTTTTGCCGTAACCACAATCCATATTACAGGTTATGGACATTTATTTAGCTCCAGAATAGTCTCTTCTTCCCTTGGAGTTGAGTTGTGTTTCTGCACCAACACTGCAAACATTACTGAATAAATGCTGAGAATGTCCTGAGCTTtgatgtggggggaaaaaaaatcaatttaaaaatattcaacttGCAATTTTTACTTAAACTTGCCAAATCtatacttaaattttgaaatttaagttgaaataaaattaactgtAGTGAAAAGGTCACCAAGATTTGAGTGTGCTGGAGCCAGGAGCAGTAGCacacatctttccttttttttttttttaaagattcatttattccttctgcaggccagaagagggcactagatctcattatagatggctgtgagccaccatgtgggtgcagggaattgaactcagaatctctagaagagaagagcagtcagtgctcttaacctctgagccatctctccagccctgacactgTGTACCTGTATCAAAGTGTTCAactggcagggcagtggtggtgcgtgccttaaatcccagcacgtgggaggcggaggcaggtggatcttaatgagctcaaggccagcctggtctatagagcaagttccagaactattatacagagaaaccctgtcttgaaaaaccaaaccaaaccaaaccctcatccccagcaccaaaaagcATTCAAAGCAACTACAACTAAAAAATACCATGGTGGTTGCTGTCATTTgaggggccgggggggggggggatatgaaTGATTTGATAATTTAACACtaacatttaaacaaataaatgcccAACTTCTCCCCTGAAGTTAGCAAATTAGAAGTTACCAAGCACCACATAGCAAAACATTCAGCAGTTATTGAGGAACACAATTAAAACCCTGCACTTTCACTGTACAAAAGGACACGAGACTCACAGAATAGCAGCGCAGCAGGATGAATGCACATGACACAACACTCAAAGCTTTTAATCACATACATATAGATTCAGCCCTGCACCCACTCAACCTAAATATGGCCTCATCTTCTTCTGACAGCTATTTGGAGTAAAGAGAGAAGGCCCAAAACTTAACCAATGCTTTTCTTGAACATTTAGCAAGTCCTATGTTCTAGTTTAAAATATAGTAGGTTTGTATTTCTTCTTCCAAGCAAGATGAATTAAGCTGTCTAAACCTCACCCTTGGGCAGgacaatggtggcgcacgcctttaattccagcactagggaggcagaggcaggcggatctctgtgagttcgagaccagcctggtctacagagctagtttcaggacaggctccaaagccacagagaaaccctgtcacgaaaaaaccaaaagtaaaccTCACCCTTGGCTTACACTGACTGCTCTTAACTTCTTTCTAGCCTAGGCCATCAATTCCACGCAATCATACCACTTTCAACAATTCTaatcccaagcactgagattaaaggtatttACAACACTCTAACACCCTAGTGATACCTGTTCCACAAAACACCGAGGTTTAATCTACTTTTAACGATATAGCTCACTGCTATCTGGTTAGCTTTCCACTTCTTATGTCTTGTAGGTATTGTGGATACTAATACTGAATAAATGAGTAAGTAGCTAAAAAGCCATCAAATAAGAATCTTGAATAACAAAATTTAGAGcttggagatgtggctcagagacagagtattttctttcttcctttcaaaaaaatagtggtccttttaaaaaaatttatttatgtgcattggtgttttgcctgcatgtgtctttgtaagggtgtcagatcttgggagttacagatagttgtgagctgccatgtgggtgctgggaattgaacccaggtcctctggaagagcagtcagtgctcttaaacactgagccatctctccagcccgagacagagcattttctaatatcttcttcaTTTAAGACCCAGACTTTATATCAAAAAGCAGTCATGAATATTTCATCCTTTATGACCTTAATGCAGAATTCTGGAAACTGCTATTTTACAGCCATCTAAAATATGCCATATCaaagaaaagtcaaaaacaaaacaaaaaccaaacaaaacaaaacaaaacaaaacagaaaacagtaacaCCCCTCTTCATAAGATCAGTCCAGGGAGCAAGTTGTAATCTTCTGAGGATAGATCAACTTCTACAATGTGTTTTTCAATATAACCTTGTTCTCCACTAAAATTTCAAcgtaattttacttttaaaattgcaGCTtcttccttgggaaaaaaaaaaaaaaaacaaatggtgaATGGACCAAGGCTTGGGAGGTCACAGTGGCTACCAGAGGATCCAGTGCTGGGGTTGTTGAGTACTTGGAGGCAAAGCCTAAGACAAGGAGTGGATCCTGTAACTAAGCTAGACTGACTGTCAAAGTCATGAAGAtcaagccccagagatctacTTGTCCTCTCTGCCCATCAGAGAATCTGAGATTACTAAACTTTACCTAGCAATTGTCTCTATTCATGCTATGTTAATTGTGATGACTACTCTTGGTTgtcaacatgactgcctaaaacccaaatggctggGCACAAAgatgaggtttttctttttaaatcatttgagatgggaagataaacctttaattcagatcttttgaGATGGAAAGACCCACCTCtagtctgggccacaccttctgctagcagcctatataaagaaaatgaaaagccgggaggtggtggcgcacgcctttaatcccagcactcgggaggcagaggcaggcggatctctgtgagttcgagaccagcctggtctacaagagctagtccaggacaggctccaaagccacagagaaaccctgtctcaaaaaaaaaccaaaaataaataaataaataaataacgaaagaaagaacatgaaagaatGAAGCTTGttccttgcttgcttgttctCGCTCTTGCTGGCCAAGCCCATTCCCTCACTGGCATttgagcctacttctttgggattccctTCTAGTGTTAGACTAGCTGGACTAAAGTTATTGTAATAAATCtttgttatacatacatacacattctctAAGTTTAGTTCCTTTAGAGAGCCCTAAGTACATTAATCTTATTtcaatgtgtttatgtatgtatgtgtaccacatgtatgcagggaTCTGAAGAGAGGACATCTGATCCTCTGGAAACGGGAATTAAAAAAGGTTGAGCCgctatgtaccacatgtatgcagggaTCTGAAGAGAGGACAtctgatcctctggaaatggGAATTAAAAAAGGTTGAGCCgctatgtgggtgccaggaactgaaccaggtTCCTCTacaacagcagcaagtgctcttaatctctgagctatCTTCCCACTCTCCAGCAAGCATCTCAAGGATGAGGTTTCAAAAGGTCATGCCAGTGCAGAAGTAGACTTGACTTGACCAGCAGACCAAAATCAAGGCTACCGGGGGATCAAGATTAGAAATCCCTACACTATTCTATGCAAGGTGATGGGCCCTGTGGATCTGTGTGGTGCACCTCATCCTTGCCCCCGGAGGCCATGGCATTGTCTCTGCTCCTCTGCACAAGAGGTTGTTGCTGACGGCTGGATCGGATGCGGCTACAGGCTGCATGGCCACACTGCCAAGGACACCTCTGATGCCATCTTTAGGACCTACCCAACTCTGACCTCTGGAAGGAGTCCATGTTTTCCAGGTCTATCAGGAATACACCAACCATATTGTAAGAACCCACACTAGTCTCCATGAACCAGCTGTGGAtagcatgttttttgtttttgtttttcaagacagggtttctttgtgttaacagtcctggttgtcctggatcttactatgtagaccaggatggccttgaactcagagatcagcaagcctctgtctcctgaggactgcaattaaaggtgtacacaacCAGTGCCTGGCTTAatgaggatttgtttttgtttttaaattttacatgttttatctgcatgtatgtctgtgtgacggtgtcagatcacttggaactggagttacagacagttgtgagctgacatgtgggtgctaggacttgatccctggtcctttggaagagccgctagtgctcttatccactgagccatctctccagccctgcacatAGGCTATgtatacaagaaaaacaaagtgatTCAAgtctgtctaaaataaataaaacctaagtGCAATCGTTTAGAGAACTCTTAAATAAGTCTCCAGTACAAACCCTGTCAAGTGTTTACATGTAAGTACTGCGTGTTTCCTGAACAGCTTTATCAACCAAGAGCCACAGACATATTCTTTAGGACAGAAGTAGAGAAGATACTATGTAGGGCATTAATTTTGTTTGAGAAGAGTCTCCCTATAGCCCTGGTTGACCTCAATCTTGCTctctcctgtcttggcctcctaaattctgggattatagaaatGGGCCACCAGGTATTACAAATTACAGGTGagctaagcatggtggtacaggacagagaaaggaagtatGATCAGAATAAAAACAGCACACAATGACTCACTGCTAGACAGGTTCATTTTGCCTCAATCATAATAGATATAACCAATACACATTCAATCAGGAACtaattaaaagatgttttaaatctCTAGAACTTGGGTCGGTTAGAAAGCTCGGaagataaaagtgcttgccacaaaagACTGACAACAtgtttgacccccagaacccactggGGAATAGtgactccagaaagttgttctATACATACTGGGACATGAGGAAGACCCATGCTCCCATCACACCAATAAAACagatacaagcaaacaaaaaacaacaaccaaaaaactcTGACCCTAGCAAACATAGCAAGTACAGTAAAATTAATGGAGAAGTGCCGAGGAGTGAAGCCTCTACCCACCCACCATGCATCCAAGGAACTCTATAGTGAAATTATGTTGCCTAACACTACCTAGTCCAATGGCTTTATTTACATAAAGGAAAATGAGGTGCAGAGACAATAGGATCATTTAAGGGCAGAGTGCTGAGTTACAGCTATGACAGGGCACAGGCTAATAGACGGAGTTTCTCTAAGCAAGCCACGCTCACTGTGAGCTAAAAATTAACTCAGTCACATTTCCCTTAACAActtcatttgttttcagtttcactCCAAGGCAATTATCCTATTTTTCACAAGCAAGATCAAttctgaataaaacaaaaacggGGGAAAAAATGAGTAAATCAAAAGTAAATTACCTCATGTTCTTTTTCCTGTAGCAAAAGAACAATATCTCCAGGTTCCACTCCTGGGGCCTGGTCTGCTTCCCCAGTGAATGTAATTCTCTGCCCATGTTTCATGCCTTTGTCTACATGAACTTCAAGAATCTTGACTTCTTTAATCACCTTCTTTCCTTCACATTTTTTACAGCGGTCTTTTTCATTAATGACTTCTCCTGCAAAGAGAGGTCATTCAAGCTTCCAGTAAGAAAGAATACCCCAATCTTAAACTGAGTCTTGCCAGTGCCCTTAATTCAAAAAGATACATTTTGGGCACCAATGGTTATGGTTACTGCAAATGACAAAACATTTTACTAAAGGTCACCCAAAGGGTTCAGCTACCTAAGATTACAGAGTCAAACACCCTGACATTTCGTTAGTTCCTGGCTCTACTCCCTAAAACTAACGAACAAGGAAAAGTTTGGGCAGTCAGGTGCTGGAACTTCTACAAACACTTCTGCAAAAGTTTTCAGTTCTAACTCCAAGTAGGTTACcctcagacagagagagacagcccAAGTCAAACTTCAATTGTTCTTCCCAGTAGGGGTTAGTGAACCTAAAAGTTTGCTACTGGTCTACATTCAATCCCCACATATCCCTGATGACTTATTACTGAATTGTAAAGTTGGTACTCGAGTTTATTTCAAAAGACTAAATCTTGCTCAGATATTAACTGGGGATTAGCCCCAGGTCTTTGCACAGGTTCTACCACTGGACTGTCCTCCCACCTCCAATCCTGCTTTTGTGTAGTTTCACTATAACTGAAAATTCTCAAAACCAACTAGAGCACTGAACACTTCTGTACCAAGGTTAGGgtaactgtttttcttttgaagatatTCCCCTCTAATATTTGCTTATGGTATAAAAAATTGGAACTCCAGAGTATTTAACAATGTATGAGGAAAAAGGCAAGGTTTTCTAATCACTGTGCACTGGCGCACTTGTGTTTAAAAAGGAGTCTTGTTATGTTGCACTGAcaaacctgaaactcactgtccTGCTCTGCTTTTCGCTGTTAGGTTTCAGCTGACTTTGGCTTCTTGATAGTGAAGCTAGGAATTTTAGCAAGGTACAAtgcagagatgcctcagaggaATATAACTTGCAGTCGAGGAGGGTGACAACCTCAGGTATCATTTCTCAGCTCCTCCACTCCACTTTTTATGACACAATCTTTCACTGACCTAGAGGTTAGCAGGTTAGGCTGGCCAGCTGGTGAGCACTTGGGATCAACTTCTCTCCTGAACACGGGGATCTTGAGGGTGCACTACTTGCTTTTCTAACATGGCTAGGTCCTCATGCTAGcgaggcaggcactttaccaactaagttATTACCTTAGCCCAATATATACCTTCTGAAAATTATCACCTCCAAGAATTTGGGAAAGAGAGTTCTACAACTATACTAACAATTAGCCAAGGGAaaggctgggagtgtagctcaatggtaaGAACCCTAGGTTTAATTCCCCGTACCAGGGCTTGGGTAAGGATAGTAATGTAATTAGTCAGAATGAGGGCTAGTGTTCAATACTTGCCAAGCACCCTCATGGACTTGGGTTCACTTTCCAATGCTGGTAAGGAAAAATTCTACcacataaattaattaaaaacttaatttcttAGTTACACTAGACACATCTCTCCTTTCCTTATTAAAgcaacttcatttaaaaatcaaactattaaaaatagatttagaaCTTGATTTAGGACTTTTTAGAATGCCCCCGAAGTTCTACAAGTTAGGTGATAAAGATTCATTTCAGCTGGGTTGGAACAATACCTCAGCACTTCAGAGGTAAAGGCAGATTaagaattcaagatcatccttgaatACACAGTTTAAGGTTGGCTTAGGTTAGAGATACTATGCTCAAACAGTAATGGTATAATAATCGCCAATCTTCTGTTAGATatcatttttagaataaaatgaatataagcaTACTTAGTAAAATTGTAAACGTTTCCAACTTCTATGTTCCCAACATATTCTATtataaaagcaatgaaaacactGGTACATTTACCTTCTCCATTGCAATCAGAGCACACAGACTGCATCTGCTGCACCATTCCTGGAGCCAGCTGTCTGATCATAATGCGCACACCTCGACCCCGACAAGCACTGCATTTCTGAACAGCTCCAGACTTTCCACCTTGGCTAAAGCAAAAGTATAAATCACACTTTTGTCTACAAACCACTAGTCATTAAAACATAACAAATTGTGCTTCTCACTCCCCAGTGTAACCACTTTAAAGGGTCTttagaggaaacagaaaatgccCAGCTGCTTATTAAgctttaaatgaagaaaatatgttaCCTGGTATAGATTTTGAGCATGCCACTCAAAAAGCAGACAGACTGCCTAAGCGACAGCACACTTACCCACTGCATGCGCTACAGAGCACATTCTTGCTAAGTTGTAGTTTGGTTGTCTTGCCATTATACAAGTCTTCTAAAGAAACTCTGCAGAATAAAGAACATGGTTCAACCAAATTTtgccaatatttttaaaagatatatagagCTTACAGACCAAATTTCACTGACTTTTTATGACAGAATCCAAGAAAATCTTTATGAATTTGGACAATACACGTGGTATATTTGCTCTTCAGAGGCAAGTTTCTCAACCGCACACTGGAAACACCTGTAACTCATCTCCAGTTTTCTCAGGCACTGGTATACACACACTTACAGGCAGGGACTATCTGTGTAGCTgcccctggaacttgctctgtagaccaggctggcctgaaattcagaggtccacctgtccctgcctcctgagtactaggattaaaatgTGTGCTACCatcaaccaggaaaaaaaaaattaaattcttgaACCTACAGGGCTGACCTAGCTAGCAACTTGCTGCAAATTATGCACTGATGACCCAAGTCATCAATAACACTATAAAGACAGGACTTTATGGTTCATACTGGCTTCAAAATGCAGCCAAAAATCACCTTGAACTTAATGGATAtccatgcctctacttcccaagtgctagattacAGTCACATACCATCTTGTCCAGTTTTATATGGAACAAAGGAAGCCCAGGGACTCATCTGTATCAGACACGCACTAAAGCAATTAAGCTGCATCCCTAGGTACTAATTGTAATTATCATCCAGTTTTATGTGATATAACTGAAGCAAGGAGAAGTTAACTAACTTGATCAAGGCCAGAGCTTTATTgttggaggggagggggcaaGCTATAGATAATTACATTACATTTGTAATCTAATATGTATTAGATTACAATGTATAGTTATATTACAATTAAATGTATATTATAGCTTAAAATAGGCACttagggagctgaagagatggctcagtggctaagagcactgctgctctttcacagaacctggattcaattcccagcaaccacatggaggctcacaactgtctgtaactctggttccaggacaaTTGACTCTCTGCTTACCTCCACAGGCTTAAGATACATGCAGttcacagacatgtatgcaaaCAAATATTCATACAAAGAATTTCTTAAAAAGAGGCActtgcacacctgtaatcccagcactcgggaggcagaggcaggaggatctctgtgagttcgaggccagcctggtctaccaagggagttccaggacaggctccaaaactacagagaaaccctgtctcgaaaaaccaaaaaaaaacacacacacaaaaaaagaggcACTTAATTGTGTATGTTTAAAAAGCTATTCATTAttgcagagagggaaagaacatAGCTTCAACAGAGAAACTTaattttttcagtttctaaagATCCTGCCAAATCATAATAAATACTGTATATCTGAACaacttttatttgcttattaatttTGGTCTCTAAACAATTAACTTCTGCTGGCTAGGAGGTGGACGTCACTATGGGTAGATGaacacagaacactgtatgcagcAAGGCTCCAAGAAAGGCAGTCCAGATAAGTCAGACCAGTACTCAAGTGAAGACAGAAGCACTGCAGACCTGGTTAGGCAAGTTCAAGTCACACAGCTGATTTAGATCTGGTCTGAGCTGATGCACACGCAATCAGGCCACTAGGTCATATAGCAGCTTGCTACAGGAATGGCCAAAAGCACTGTGATGTACTGGGTCAGCTTGCTGGTGGCCTTTACCAGCTGCTAGGTGAGCGAAGAGGAGGCCCTCTGACATGGAGGCAAGGGCACTTTGGTGTTCATGATGAACACTGGCACGGCGGCCATGAACATCTTTTAATGTATCTTCAAAGTATCTAACTAAAAaggcaaaaagcaaaattaaaaagtacCAGTCGACTGTAAATTcaaatgtatacaatattttatatattcataccTCAAAAAAAGTGGTACAGGAAAaaaaagggtttttaaaaatatacatgaagGCTAGAGAGAAGATTCAACCAAGTTACTTgctattctttcagagaacctgggttcaaatgGTGAATAACTGTCTGTGACTATAATTCCagaggattcaacaccctcttctggcctccatgggcactcacagacatacatgtaggcaaaacatccaaacacattttttaaaaagtaataaatggggctggagagatggctcagcggttaagagcactggttgctctttaagaggacccaggttcgattccaaTCAACCACATG comes from Microtus ochrogaster isolate Prairie Vole_2 unplaced genomic scaffold, MicOch1.0 UNK15, whole genome shotgun sequence and encodes:
- the Dnaja2 gene encoding dnaJ homolog subfamily A member 2; this translates as MANVADTKLYDILGVPPGASENELKKAYRKLAKEYHPDKNPNAGDKFKEISFAYEVLSNPEKRELYDRYGEQGLREGSGGGGGMDDIFSHIFGGGLFGFMGNQSRSRNGRRRGEDMMHPLKVSLEDLYNGKTTKLQLSKNVLCSACSGQGGKSGAVQKCSACRGRGVRIMIRQLAPGMVQQMQSVCSDCNGEGEVINEKDRCKKCEGKKVIKEVKILEVHVDKGMKHGQRITFTGEADQAPGVEPGDIVLLLQEKEHEVFQRDGNDLHMTYKIGLVEALCGFQFTFKHLDARQIVVKYPPGKVIEPGCVRVVRGEGMPQYRNPFEKGDLYIKFDVQFPENNWINPDKLSELEDLLPSRPEVPNVIGETEEVELQEFDSTRGSGGGQRREAYNDSSDEESSSHHGPGVQCAHQ